The following are encoded in a window of Natranaerovirga pectinivora genomic DNA:
- a CDS encoding sensor histidine kinase, protein MSKRINVFFVFLVIFNIVLFYFALNLENASVERHRILVGLFVFHLCALLLRVFIFKRHKLYIFLLMVSLGIVIALELQSKFVVNYFFHFFYVFIILEGAYFLSLKKSSIINIIALFLSMTKYIHLLSIDFNYRNLIEAVFFFLINGLIIVTTAFAKYYVEEKQKAEKLYSELLMAHERLRAYSDEIKDLTVVKERNRIARDLHDTLGHSMTGIIMQLELAENFIEKDIEKAKGLIIKTKEGARDSLKQVRMAVDTLKEKEEVMGLDSIRNLIDNFMEQTEVGINFGVLGKERALSPEVYVVLYRVIQEGLTNCVRHGKASGVDVKITFSEACLFLYVEDNGGGCENLILGNGLMGMKERVFSVGGEVVFRSGVDGFKIKVSIPV, encoded by the coding sequence ATGAGTAAAAGAATTAATGTATTCTTTGTATTTCTAGTAATATTTAATATTGTTTTGTTTTATTTTGCACTTAACTTAGAAAATGCAAGTGTTGAAAGGCATAGAATTCTAGTAGGATTATTTGTCTTCCATTTGTGTGCCTTGTTATTAAGGGTTTTTATTTTTAAGAGGCATAAATTATATATATTTCTTTTAATGGTTAGTTTAGGAATAGTTATTGCATTGGAGTTACAATCTAAGTTCGTAGTAAATTATTTTTTTCATTTCTTTTATGTTTTTATAATATTAGAAGGAGCTTATTTCTTATCTTTGAAAAAGAGTTCCATTATAAATATTATTGCACTTTTCCTTTCTATGACAAAATACATACATTTGTTATCTATAGATTTTAATTATAGAAATTTAATTGAAGCTGTCTTCTTTTTTCTAATAAATGGGTTGATTATTGTTACCACTGCTTTTGCAAAGTATTATGTAGAAGAAAAGCAGAAAGCAGAAAAGTTATATAGTGAACTATTAATGGCTCATGAGAGGCTTAGAGCTTATTCCGATGAAATAAAAGATCTTACTGTTGTTAAGGAGAGAAATAGAATTGCAAGGGACCTACATGATACATTAGGCCATAGTATGACAGGGATTATTATGCAATTAGAGCTTGCAGAGAATTTTATTGAAAAAGATATAGAAAAGGCTAAGGGATTAATTATAAAAACAAAAGAAGGGGCTAGAGATAGTCTAAAACAAGTTAGAATGGCTGTTGATACATTAAAAGAAAAGGAAGAAGTTATGGGATTGGATTCTATTAGAAATCTTATTGATAATTTTATGGAACAAACAGAAGTTGGTATTAATTTTGGTGTTCTTGGTAAGGAAAGGGCTTTAAGTCCTGAGGTTTATGTGGTGTTGTATAGAGTGATTCAAGAAGGGTTGACCAATTGTGTTAGGCATGGGAAAGCTAGTGGCGTTGATGTGAAGATTACTTTTAGTGAGGCGTGTTTGTTTCTTTATGTTGAGGATAATGGAGGGGGATGTGAAAATCTTATACTTGGGAATGGGTTAATGGGGATGAAAGAGAGAGTTTTTAGTGTTGGTGGTGAGGTTGTTTTTAGAAGTGGAGTAGATGGGTTTAAGATTAAGGTTTCTATTCCTGTTTAG
- a CDS encoding serine/threonine protein kinase codes for MDNLLFNKYEVVRKIGQGGMSEVFLVRNINLGNFWAVKVINKANGERFGLLTEPHILKELNHPAIPKVVDIEEDGKSFYIIEEFIDGEQLNTFREQNADMKEELILDFVIQLCEVLEYLHSHKPYPIIYKDLKPENILVTKDNKLKLIDFGIAQTELRKESVSLGTKGYASPEQYRVEDVDERSDIYSLGMTLFYLVTGIHGKYVKDDLPSIHGFSKELIGIIHKCTRAVPQERYQDIKKLKKEFLRIYKREKTHSIQTTRPIIIGVMGTQQRVGATHMAITIGTYLSKKGFKVLIKEHHESEDFLLFQSSHSSKIKEYNTFQVQKIDFMPYELEFKFSRLATLEYKFIVLDLGSFNISKINDLFFTDIKLIVSGGKAWETNHLEKVLFHLKDEESINYIFNFIDYKLYKEIIKGMGKLTCYKSGYNPNPFELTEVVKASLDEMFKEYLPYKKSFYRGLLKQFKK; via the coding sequence ATGGATAATTTGCTATTTAACAAGTATGAAGTAGTCAGAAAAATAGGACAAGGTGGAATGTCAGAAGTTTTTTTAGTTAGAAACATAAACCTTGGTAACTTTTGGGCTGTAAAAGTCATTAATAAAGCTAACGGGGAGAGATTTGGGTTACTAACAGAACCACATATACTAAAAGAGTTAAATCATCCTGCCATTCCTAAGGTAGTTGATATTGAAGAAGATGGAAAATCTTTTTACATCATTGAAGAATTTATTGATGGAGAACAGTTAAATACTTTTAGAGAACAAAATGCTGATATGAAAGAAGAGTTAATTCTTGATTTTGTAATACAGTTGTGTGAGGTGTTAGAGTATTTGCATTCTCATAAACCATACCCTATTATTTACAAAGACCTAAAACCAGAGAATATATTAGTTACAAAAGATAATAAACTTAAACTGATTGATTTTGGCATTGCCCAAACGGAGTTAAGAAAAGAGAGTGTTTCTTTAGGGACAAAGGGATATGCCTCACCAGAGCAATATAGAGTGGAAGATGTGGATGAACGATCGGATATTTACAGTTTAGGGATGACCCTTTTTTACTTAGTTACTGGAATACATGGAAAGTATGTAAAAGATGATTTACCTAGTATCCATGGTTTTTCAAAGGAATTAATTGGCATAATACATAAATGTACTAGAGCTGTCCCTCAAGAAAGATATCAAGATATAAAAAAATTAAAGAAAGAATTTTTAAGGATTTATAAAAGGGAAAAAACACATAGTATTCAGACAACAAGACCGATTATTATTGGTGTGATGGGAACACAACAAAGGGTAGGTGCTACCCATATGGCTATTACAATAGGGACATATCTTTCTAAAAAAGGCTTTAAAGTTCTTATAAAAGAACATCATGAGTCAGAAGATTTTTTGCTATTTCAGTCCAGTCACTCAAGCAAAATAAAAGAGTATAATACCTTTCAAGTACAAAAAATAGATTTTATGCCTTATGAATTAGAATTCAAGTTTAGTAGGTTAGCTACTCTAGAATATAAGTTTATTGTTTTAGACTTGGGTAGCTTTAATATATCTAAAATCAATGATTTGTTTTTTACTGATATTAAGCTTATTGTTTCAGGAGGAAAGGCATGGGAAACAAATCATTTAGAAAAAGTTTTATTTCATCTAAAAGATGAAGAGTCAATTAATTATATATTTAATTTTATAGATTATAAACTGTATAAAGAAATTATAAAAGGAATGGGGAAACTTACTTGTTATAAGAGTGGATATAATCCTAATCCCTTTGAATTAACAGAAGTGGTAAAGGCCAGTTTAGATGAAATGTTTAAAGAGTATTTACCTTATAAAAAAAGTTTTTATAGAGGATTACTTAAACAATTTAAGAAGTAA
- a CDS encoding rhamnogalacturonan lyase family protein translates to MVDYIVLQKEDFSDFKIGDFPYDPDHSAMGEYHYYPPKGYRGNWYSNLADYGLKGPMWLIVKDGNQKAMESQVMELVRPWAWNMLVTGNESWDDYILEADIKMLNSNIQSGLAFRYQNSRCFYGVCFEEGKIKAIMRNHEDYVELVSESFVLQKDKKYSVKVIGKDNNFSVYIDDKLVLEFNDNTYATGKVAIFAKGPTQFSNLSVSCTKESYEKLLQKKNQEALALEEERKKYPQPKLWKTIDLKDFGAGRNIRFGDLTGDGQCDVIIAQCQKRVFKDRYGHISCLTAFDLEGNIIWQIGEPNPEHGYISADLPFQIADIDMDGKNEVIVSIDFKLMILEGSTGKVKMSIDTPISDDPMETLYSGVPFDQYAFDHVNVDCIRICNFTGKEKPTDILIKDRYNRLWAYDNQLQFLWKYHDGITGHFPFTKDINGDGKEEMVVGYNLVDSNGKKIWTLPVETDHTDEILIGPLDPTKDEDIIGMVSGDEGFILCDLEGKILLKELIGHAQRISAGNFRPEEKGYEIAITTYWGSQGIVMIYNGKGERLYSFEPGTDGNMITPVNWTGDGQDLILLNGNVEKGGMIDGYGRRVVTFPDDGHPDLCAEVIDLTGDCREEIVLWDKEKMYIYTQDNEISQEKICDKEKYPHYNGSNYRGEFSWHKKG, encoded by the coding sequence ATGGTGGATTATATTGTATTACAAAAAGAAGATTTTTCAGATTTTAAAATAGGGGATTTTCCTTATGATCCAGATCATTCTGCTATGGGTGAATATCATTACTATCCTCCAAAAGGATATAGAGGGAATTGGTACAGTAATTTAGCAGATTATGGGTTAAAAGGACCTATGTGGTTAATTGTTAAAGATGGTAATCAGAAGGCAATGGAATCTCAGGTAATGGAATTGGTAAGACCATGGGCATGGAATATGTTGGTCACAGGAAATGAGTCTTGGGATGATTATATATTAGAAGCAGATATAAAAATGTTGAATTCAAATATACAAAGTGGATTGGCTTTTCGTTATCAAAATAGTAGATGTTTTTATGGTGTGTGTTTTGAAGAAGGCAAAATAAAAGCTATAATGAGAAATCACGAAGACTATGTGGAACTAGTATCTGAGTCATTTGTGTTACAAAAAGACAAAAAATATTCAGTTAAAGTGATTGGAAAAGATAATAATTTTTCTGTGTACATTGATGACAAGCTTGTATTAGAATTTAATGACAATACGTATGCTACAGGTAAGGTAGCAATATTTGCTAAAGGACCTACTCAGTTTTCAAATTTATCTGTATCTTGTACAAAAGAAAGCTATGAAAAGCTTTTACAAAAGAAAAACCAAGAAGCATTAGCATTAGAAGAAGAAAGAAAAAAATACCCACAGCCAAAACTATGGAAAACCATTGATTTAAAAGACTTTGGTGCAGGAAGAAACATACGATTTGGTGATTTAACTGGTGACGGGCAATGTGATGTTATTATTGCACAATGTCAAAAAAGAGTTTTTAAAGACCGATATGGTCATATTAGTTGTTTAACTGCTTTTGATTTAGAGGGCAATATCATTTGGCAAATAGGAGAACCTAATCCAGAGCATGGTTATATTTCTGCTGATTTACCTTTTCAAATAGCGGATATTGATATGGATGGTAAAAATGAAGTCATTGTATCAATAGATTTTAAATTAATGATTTTAGAAGGTAGCACAGGAAAAGTAAAAATGTCTATTGATACACCAATATCCGATGACCCAATGGAAACTTTATATTCAGGGGTACCTTTTGATCAATACGCATTTGATCATGTGAATGTAGATTGTATTAGAATATGTAATTTTACAGGTAAAGAAAAGCCAACAGATATCCTTATAAAAGACCGTTATAATAGATTATGGGCATATGACAATCAATTGCAATTCTTGTGGAAATACCATGATGGGATTACTGGGCATTTCCCTTTTACAAAAGACATTAATGGGGATGGAAAAGAAGAAATGGTCGTTGGCTATAACTTAGTAGACTCTAATGGTAAAAAAATCTGGACTTTACCTGTTGAAACAGATCATACAGATGAAATTCTTATAGGTCCATTGGATCCAACTAAAGACGAAGATATTATAGGAATGGTGTCTGGGGATGAAGGATTTATTTTATGTGATTTAGAAGGAAAAATATTATTAAAAGAGCTTATAGGCCACGCCCAAAGAATCAGTGCTGGTAATTTCAGACCAGAAGAAAAAGGTTATGAAATCGCAATAACCACTTATTGGGGAAGCCAAGGCATTGTAATGATTTATAATGGAAAAGGTGAAAGACTATATTCCTTTGAGCCTGGGACAGATGGTAATATGATTACTCCAGTGAATTGGACCGGTGATGGTCAAGATCTCATATTGCTTAATGGGAATGTAGAAAAGGGTGGTATGATTGACGGGTATGGTAGAAGAGTTGTGACTTTCCCTGATGATGGACATCCAGATTTATGTGCTGAAGTTATTGATCTGACAGGAGACTGTAGAGAAGAAATCGTATTGTGGGATAAGGAAAAAATGTATATTTATACACAAGATAATGAAATATCACAAGAAAAGATTTGTGATAAAGAGAAATACCCACATTACAATGGTTCAAATTATAGAGGAGAGTTTTCTTGGCATAAAAAAGGGTAA
- a CDS encoding ATP-binding cassette domain-containing protein — MIEFKKVKKYYERTIGLYEVDMQIKKGEVVGILGENGSGKSTMLKVMMGLTEVTFGEVSIEEKKPSELYERMAFITEEGSYFPNMTIGEYGEFLSVFYPKFDHERYRKLTDYFALSKLKKIKTFSKGEKSKVEIAAGFAKMADYILMDEPFLGKDMFTRKDFLKLMVSSLKEEETILISTHQLSEIENFIDRAVVLRDGTIKADFYLDDIREEGKSLPEKMMEILGYDENRYKRVFENQ; from the coding sequence ATGATAGAGTTTAAAAAAGTAAAAAAGTATTATGAAAGAACTATTGGATTATATGAAGTAGATATGCAGATTAAAAAAGGAGAAGTTGTTGGGATCCTAGGGGAAAATGGTTCAGGAAAAAGCACCATGTTAAAAGTTATGATGGGTCTGACAGAAGTAACCTTTGGAGAGGTAAGCATTGAAGAAAAAAAACCATCAGAGTTATATGAAAGAATGGCATTTATTACTGAGGAGGGCAGTTATTTCCCTAATATGACAATTGGAGAATATGGGGAATTTTTATCGGTATTTTATCCTAAGTTTGATCATGAGAGGTATAGAAAACTTACAGATTATTTTGCATTATCTAAACTTAAAAAAATCAAAACTTTTTCAAAAGGTGAAAAATCAAAAGTTGAAATAGCAGCAGGATTTGCAAAAATGGCAGATTACATACTGATGGACGAACCTTTTTTAGGAAAAGATATGTTTACTAGAAAGGACTTTTTAAAGCTAATGGTATCAAGTTTAAAAGAAGAAGAAACCATTCTTATATCAACACATCAATTAAGTGAAATAGAGAATTTTATTGATAGGGCTGTTGTTTTAAGAGATGGCACCATAAAAGCAGATTTTTATTTAGATGATATACGAGAGGAAGGAAAGAGTCTGCCAGAAAAAATGATGGAGATATTAGGATATGATGAGAATCGTTATAAAAGAGTATTCGAAAATCAATAA